The Nonlabens sp. Hel1_33_55 genome contains the following window.
GCGGTTGGAGAATATGTGCCTGTATTAGTAACAGTCTCTAAAGTTTGACTACCGTTATTACAGATTCCTTGAGTATCTAGGGCGTTTATTGGAGCGTATGACCAGTTTGCAGAATTGAAACCTGCATCTGGACCAGTTCCATCAACGCGATTTGCGTAAGTGTCAAGATAATCCCAAACTGTATCCGAACCATCGGTACCTTCTTCACCGTATTGGTCTACCACCGTACCGGTTGCTATCTCAATAATGCGTATACGATCATCACCATTGAAGTTGGCAGCACCAGAAAGCAATGTAGCTTCGGTTGAAACTCCTGGATATTCGGCTTCAAAAGTCGTGAGACTTGAACTGTTTGCTATAACGTAAACAAAGTTAGTCGTACGAGATTCAGAAAATGTGTACTCTAATGTAGTGGTGTTGCTCCATGTGGTGTTACTGTTGCTTTGAAGCTCAACGGCGTATTGAGATAGGTCCACATCTGTATCAGCATAAATTTCAAAAAATTTGGGTGTACTTGAACAGCTACCATCTACTATCGCAGTAATTATTGGTTGTTGTGCAAAGGCGATCGCTGCCATAAAGAACATCACGATCAGAGAGTAAGTTTGTTTCATTTGTATAGGATTTTCCGCAAATATATAAGGTTGAAGCGATTAAATCTGATTGGCTTTTGGGATTTAATGATTAGATAACGTTGTGTTCGATGAAGTGCGTTGATATGCGATAGGATGAAGGTTAGCACGCTTTCGCGAAAGCGATAACGTCAAAAAACATCTTCAAAAATTACCAATTTGATACTTAACCATATGCTAACCTTGATCAGGTCAAAGTGTTTGCAAAGTTGAGTAACTTAGCTATCCAGAAAAACCATTATGAAAGAATCCAAAGTAAAGATCCTGCTTGTTGACGATGAGCGTGATATTCTGGAAATCGTAAGCTATAACCTCAAAAACGAAGGTTATCAAGTCTATACGGCAGAAAATGGTGAAGAGGCTATCAAAAAAGCCAAAAAGAAAAAACCAGATCTTGTCATCCTTGATGTTATGATGCCAGTAATGGATGGAATTGAGGCTTGCGAGAAAATGCGCAAGATGCCTGAGCTGGATAAAACCATCATTACTTTTTTAACCGCCAGAGGCGAGGATTACTCCATGATTGCAGGTTTTGATGCTGGTGCAGATGATTATATCACAAAGCCGGTGAAACCTAGGGTTTTGGTTTCTAAAGTAAAATCACTCTTGCGACGCAACGTAGCAGAAAAAGATACTGAGGAGAACGTCAAAAAGTTGGGCGATCTTATTATTGATAGAGATCAGTATAAAATTTTCTTCAAAAAGGAAGAACTCATACTACCTCGCAAAGAGTTTGAACTTTTATCGCTTCTTACCGGGCAACCTGGTAAAGTCTATACAAGAGAAGAAATCCTTGATGTCGTATGGGGAAATGAAGTGGTTGTAGGTGGTAGGACCATCGACGTTCACATCAGAAAACTGCGTGAAAAACTGGGTGATAAACGTTTTAAAACCGTTAAAGGAGTAGGCTATAAATATGTCCAATCCAAGTAAAAGTAGCACAAGGCCCAGCTATAGATTTGCGTTAAGATCTTCTGTTTTTATTACGCTCATTGTTGCTGTATTGCTGCTAACTCTACACTTAAGCGGTGCGACTATTCAACCATGGCAATTTGCAGTCTTTTTACCCAGCGTTTTGATTATATGTTTTCTGGTCATTCAATACCGTGTTCAAAAATTTATTTATCGCAGGATCAAGAAAATCTACGAGGATGTCTCACTTCTTGAATCTACCAATTTTGCAGATCGCGAGATCGCAACAGACATGCGCACGCTTACAAGACAAGTAGAGCAGTTTGCCCGCAACAAAAAGATTGAGATTGAAACATTAAAAGTTCGCGAGGCATATAGGAAAGAATTTCTCGGGAATATTTCTCATGAATTGAAAACTCCATTATTTACGGTGCAAGGATACATTGATACTCTTATTGAAGGAGCTCATAAGGACAAAGCAATACGTAAAAAATATCTTGCCCGTGCTCAAAAAGGAGTGGAGCGCTTGACCTATATCGTGAATGATATGGACATGATCACAAAATTGGAGATAGGTGACATGAATCTCGATAAAACAGATTTTGATATTGTGGAGCTGGTGCGCCAGACTTTTGACCAATTTGAGATGAAGGCCGCAAAAAAAAGCATATCGCTCGTTTTTGATATGATCTATCCCAATCCTATTATGGTGCATGCAGATCAGGAACGCATCCAGCAGGTCATCGCTAACCTTTTAGTGAATTCGATCAAGTACGGCAAGAAAAATGGAACTACTGAAATTGCTATCGAGGATCTCATCAACAGTAAAATTATTCTTAGAGTAACCGATAATGGTGAAGGTATTGACAAAGCGTACATCCCAAGACTCTTTGAGCGATTCTTTAGAGTAGATCGTACAGGGTCAAGACGTGAAGGTGGTTCTGGATTAGGCCTTGCGATAGTTAAACACATCGTAGAAGCCCATCAGGAAAGGATCTATGTTGATAGTGAATTAGGTATAGGCTCTGAATTCTCATTCACTCTAGAAAAAGTCAACTCTATCAAAGAAGTAAGTGAGAGCGCTTCTTCTTGAAGTTTCCCTAAACCTTTGTAATCATCTAGCTGGTCAAGCATTTTAATCTCAAATTCATCTTGAGTGGCAAATGGCGCCAATCCTTGTACTTTGAGATGTTGGGCTAGATATTCCTGCTCAAACTGGCCAGGTGTTGGAATTAAAAATGCCTTTTTTCCCAGTTCACATAAATCCATGATGCTTGTGTAACCACTACGGCATAACACAACCCGAGATCGTTGGATAGCTTTTTGTAGTCCTGTGGTGGATAGATAATTGTAATAGGTAATTCTACCTTTTATTTCCACACGTGGCTCTGGTTCTATGACACCGGCTACGAATAAAACTTTACCATGATAACTCTTTACTTCCTGCAGTAGCTTTTTTTCGAGAATACTGCGTTGAGGTTCTGGACCAGATAATAAAACGAGAAGATCATAGGTAAACTGTTCTTCAGCTAATTTCTTGAACCTACTTATTGGCCCCAGATATACTTTCTCAAGGGTAGGATCTGTATTTAAAGAAAGTTTACCCGTTAGGTTTGGTGCTGTTTGATGATCAGGAATCCAGCAAGCATTGAATTTTTTGATATAATGCAAGTGTAGTTGCGTGCTCAACCATGTCGTTCCGCCAGACAGGACTTGCAACTGGTGAGACATAATAACGCAAGGAACCGTTCTGGTATAGAGCCCCAATCTGTTGTCACTAATAACTCCATGTAATTCATGTTTGTGAATGAGATGCTGGAGTAGTTGATGCTCCAGTCGTATCGCGTTCCATATTTTAGGGGAATCTTTTAGCAGTTTCAGTTTGAGGTTTTCGCCTTTTTCTGCATAGGTAACATCGTATGCCGGCAACTCAATAGCGGTAAGATGTGGAAATTCCTTTTTAAGTAGAGCAAGCGCATCACCATCGCTCCCAATAATAGGGTGATCTCCATTGTCCAATAATGCTTGGATAATAGGAATACATCGGGTTGCGTGACCTAAACCCCAATTAAGAGGTGCAACCAAAATGTTTTTGGATATTTGCATGCGGTAAAAATACACCTTGCCTTTGTGCAGTATCAAAAACGCACTTTATCTAACCTTTAAATAATTGTTGTGGGAAGTAAGAATAAAATGAAGCGATTTAAGGAGAATGAAACCTTTCCAAATGTCGTACAACCTACACGGGAAGAGATGGTTGAAGGGTTTGAGTGGAATGGTAAATGGTCACAATTCTTCGGTAATGATAATCCCATCACGTTAGAATTGGGCTGTGGTAAAGGCGAATATACCGTTGCGCTCGCCCGCAAATATCCCAATCGCAACTTTATAGGTATCGACATTAAGGGTGCGCGTTTCTGGCGTGGTGCAAAAACGGCCGTAGAGGAAAAGCTGGATAATGCTGCTTTTTTGAGAACACAGATCGAGTTGGTAGATCTCGCTTTCGCGAAAGCGGAAATATCAGAAATATGGATCACATTTCCAGATCCTCAGATTAAATACAAGCGCACCAAACACCGCATGACCAACCCTGAATTTTTGGATCGCTACAGAACGATCTTGAAGCCCGACGGATTGATCCATCTCAAAACCGATAGCGAATATATGCACGGTTACACACTGGGATTACTGGAAGGTCTAGGTGAGGAAATCCTCTATGCGCATCACAACATCTACACAAATACTGAGGCACCAGAAGAAGTCATAGGCACACAAACATTTTATGAAAAGCAGTATCTTGAGACAGGAAAAGCCATCACTTATATGAAGTTCAAGCTGCGTCAATGACCTATTTTTTACACTTGTTGTTCGGTTTTACAATTGGGTTCTTAGGTGTGATACCGCCAGGATTACTCAATTTGACAGCCGCAAAAATAAGTGTTGAAAGCGGCAAGCGAGCTGCCATACTTTTTGCAATAGGAGCTTCATCAGTTGTGATTGCACAAGTTTATATCGGCGTGTTTTTCTCAAAATTGTTGAGTCTCAATCCAGATGTTTTGCTGCTGGTGGAACGCTTTGCTATTATTATATTTTTTGGCCTTAGTATTTTCTTCTTCATTAGAGCCAGATTGGATAGTAAACCAGAGTTCAAGACTGTTCATAAATCTGATTTTAAGCTGGTAGGTCAAGGAATTATTTTATCTGCTCTTAATATCTTTCCCATTCCGTTTTATTTGGGTTTTAGTTCTTTTCTCGCAAGTAGGGACGCCTTTATCTTTGAATTTCCTACCGCACATCTTTTTATTATAGGTGCCAGTATAGGAACATTTTTAATGCTTTGCGCTTACATTAAATACGTGAAAAAACTGAAATTTGATAGCGATACATTTGCTAGAAAAGTTCACTACCTATTATCTGCGTTAACGCTAGCAATTGCTGTTTTTACTTTAATAAGAATCAATTAATGGCAACAGATTTTTTTGAAAAAGTTTACAAGGTTGTAAAGCAAATTCCTGCTGGAAGAGTCACTAGCTATGGTGCTATTGCATCCTATCTAGGAGCGCCGCGCAGTAGTCGTGCGGTAGGTTATGCTATGAATGCGTCGCATTCAGATGCTGATGTTCCAGCACATAGAGTCGTGAACCGTAAAGGATTACTTACTGGGAAGCATCATTTTCAAGGCTCTAATTTGATGAATCAATTATTGGAAAGTGAAGGAGTCAAGGTCGTTGACGATCAAGTGCAGGATCTAGCTTACGTTTTCTGGGATCCAACAGATGAGTTGGACGAAATGGAATAGGACTTGAAATATCACATAATAAAAAAAACCACGGCATCGCCGTGGTTTTTAATTTTATGCAATTGCTATTAGTCTTGCAATCTCATGATTGCTTTGACATTTACAAATTCCTTCATACCAAATCCTCCATGCTCACGACCAAAACCTGATCTCTTCACACCACCAAATGGCATATTAGGTTGTGCAAGTCCAAAGGAGTTTACAAATACCATTCCTGTATCAAAATGTTTGCTAGCCATTTCAAAGGCTTTGTCTTCGTCTTTTGAAAAGATTCCACCACCTAACCCAAAGCGGCTATCGTTTGCAATACGCATTGCATCATCAGCATCTTTTGCCTTAATAAGTGAGGCAACTGGTCCGAATAGTTCATCATCATATCCTGGTTGTCCTGGTTGGATATTCTCCATCACTGTTGAAGGATAATAATACCCTTTTCCTTCTGGTAGCTCACCGCCACATAGAACTTTAGCTCCGTTTTTTACACTGTTTTGTACTTGTGTGTGTAAATCTTCTCGTAAGTCTTTGCGTGCCATAGGTCCCATATCAAATTCATCACTTGTAGGATCACCATGTTTGATGTCTTTCATAGCTTTTACAAATTCTCTTTTGAAATCTTCATAAATAGCGTCCACAGCTATAAATCGTTTTGCAGCGATACATGTTTCTCCGTTGTTGTAGATTCTTCCTTTTACGCAAGCTTCTACCGCTACTTCAAGGTCTGCATCTTCCAGCACGATATAAGCATCATTTGATCCCAATTCTAGAACCATAGGTTTTAACGCTTTACCAGCTTTCTCTCCAATAATCTCACCTGCTGTTGGGCTGCCTGTTAAGGTTACTCCACGCACAAGATCATTATTGATTACTTTGTCAGATTGATTATGGCTAATCACCAATGTTGTAAATAAATTTTTGGGTAATCCAGCTTCTTCAAAGATCTCTCTGATTTTTTCACCACATCCAGTAACAGATTCTGCATGCTTCAATAAAACACCGTTACCAGCTACAAGATTTGCAATAGCATAGCGTATTACTTGATAAGCAGGATAATTCCATGGCTGAATTCCATATATAACTCCAATAGGAGAATAGGTAATCAGTCCACGACCACCATTAGGTAACTCACGCTCCTCATCTGCAAGTTCTTTAGGGGCAATTTTAGCGGTGTGATCACAGATACCGGCACAAAGATCAACTTCTTGTTCGCTTTGGGAAAGTAATTTTCCCATTTCAGCAGTCATTAGTTTGGCAAGTTCAGCTTTGTTGTCTTTCAGTTTCTTCCCAATAGCTTTTAAAACCTTACCTCGTTCTTCAACGGTTTTGGTTTTCCACTCTAGAAAAGCTTCATGACATTTTGCAATAGCTCCCGTCAATTCATGATCTGTCATGAATGGATAGAAGTCTAGTTTTTCCTCTGTAGCTGGGTTGATCGTTGTTATTCCTTTATCACTCATAGTTTTTTCTTTTAAAAATAAAACCAATTTGTAGGAATAGCTTTGCCTTTAAGTCAACCTTATCATGGATTTGTAGAAAGCTTAATACTTCGGGTGATTCTAGCTTACAAAAGCACTATAGCCGGTAATTGCTCTACCTACAATCAAACTATTGATTTCCTTAGTTCCTTCATAACTGTAAATCGCTTCTGCATCTGCTACAAAACGGGCGACGTTGTGTTCCAATAAAATTCCATTACCACCTAAGACCTCACGTGCGCGAGAAACAATGTCTCTGGTGCGCATGGAACAGATGACTTTAGCCAGTGAGGCATGTTCGTCTTTTAGAATTCCTTGATCCTGCATCACACTCAATCTAAAGCACAGTGTTTGCATGCTGGTTAAATTGGATATCATTTCAACCAAATGGTTTTGAACCAACTGGAAGCTAGCAATAGGGCGACCAAATTGCTCTCGCTTTTTAGTGTACTTCAATGCATTTTCATAAGCACCGCGAGCACAACCTACAGCTTGCCACGCCACACCAGCGCGAGTCATGCGCAGGACTTTTGCGGTGTCCTTAAAACTATCTGCTTTTTGTAGGCGATCACTTTCTGGAATAACGCAATTAGTCAACGTTATGATCGCATTTTGTACAATACGCAACGCCATTTTATCTTCCATTTTTTCTGCGTGGTATCCTGGATTGCCTTTGCGTATCAAGAATCCTTTGACTCTATTGGAATCGACATCTCTTGCCCACAATATAATAACATCAGCAAATGTGGCATTACCTATCCATTTTTTCTGACCATTCAAGATCCAGTTCTCTCCATCCCATTGACAGGTAGTTTCCATACCACCGGCGATACCGCTTCCCACTTCTGGCTCAGTCAACCCAAAGGCACCTATCTTTTCCATTCGTGCCATTTGAGGCAACCATTCCTCTTTTTGTTCCTCACTACCACATATATAAATGGATCCCATGGCGAGTCCACTGTGAACGCCAAAAAACGTCGAAATCGATACATCAACACGTGCGACCTCTTCTGCAATAATTCCTTCGGTCACAAAGTCCATTCCTGGACAACCATAACCTTCATAAGCAATACCAGCAATATTTAGCTTGGCCATTTTAGGAATCAGATCGTGTGGGAACGCGGCACGATTCCAGTAATCGTTAGCAATAGGCTGCACTTCATCTTCCATAAAGTTGCGCACTTTCATTTGAACCTCGCGTTGCGCTTCAGTCAATTCTAGACTTAGGTTATAGAAATCACCATCAATAGGCGGCAGCTTATGTTGTCCCTTTTTCTTTTTAGTAGAGAGCATTTTCATTAATCCAGCAAGCTGGCGATCGTCAAGTTCGCCTACCGTATCCATAACTTTAGATAGGTCAACTTTTGCATTGAGCGCGGCTAATTTTTCCAGATCGATATTTTTCATCAAGTCGATCGTTCCCTTTATTTTACTGAAAATGGACATAGTTTGAAATTTACTTCAAGTTATCGTTGGTGGTAGTCACTTGCTGTTAATGAAAGCGTAATATTACTGTCGCTGCATTTGAAAAAGCGGATCAACTGCAAGTAACTGCTGGCTGATTATATCGTTTTCGCGAAAGCGTAATTTCCATCTACCATCACTGCATCATTACATCATTCTATTATTGATGTAAATGGCGTTAAGGATAGCAGCGTAAATCCTTTTTAAGGTTTAGGAATGCACCACGTGCTATTCAAAAAGCTTAAAAAGATTGTAGCGAATAGCCTGCCCGCAGGGAACGCCCAAATCGTGGTACGCATATTGAAACATGTATTTATTCAAACAAGAAATGACCATGCTAAGCAATGGGCTTGTCAAGTCGTTAAACCGCTCTTAAACAGCAAGAACTTACCTTCAAAATCCTATTTTTGAATAATGAAGAAAATTACACTTTCCCTATGTGTCCTTTTGATATTTTCAATGTCAGCCGTGGCTCAAGAATTTACCAACGACCGCATTGCAGCGATGATCGAGGAATATCGAGATTTAGATCGTGGTCCCTACAAAAGAATCGAATGGTTTTGTGAAGATGGAACCCAACGTGGCTCAAAAGATCCATGTCCAGACGCTATAGGCGGTGGTATCCAGCACGCAAGTTATAAAGCCGAAATCGAGCAACTTGCAAGGCGTAATCATATTTATTTTGGCGAGATTCTAGCAGCTGCAGACCTATGGAGTTTTTGGGATGGAGACAATGATCACTCGCGGTTAAAACAATACCAAATCAACAATTATTTAGTAGCGGCAGATAATGGATGGATTCAGGAAAAATCTCGTTTTTATCGCGGTGCCAAACAAATTGAGGATGAAGAAGAATGGGGTCGCAAATTCTATTATACGATCTTAGGTGACGATGATTTGATTGATCGTGATTTCTTTTTATTGCGAGAGAGTTTGAGAGATTTACCGCACGATGGAGATACAAATCTTGCTCAAGAGGTACGCAGTATTAGTAAAACACTAGCAGAAAAACACCCAAAATTCATGGATCTTCGCATCAAGATTCACGGAAATCCAGAAGCAAAAGATATAGCATCAACTCAAGAATGGGTCAAAGAATATAATGATGACCTGACTTTTAAGCAAAGAGAAGAGTTTGAAAAGCTCATTGATGTGATGCAGGAATTCTTTGAACCGGTACCGGTTGCAGGTCTTCAAAAAATGGTTGCTGACTGGGATAAGGATTCTTACATACGCAAGCAAGCAGAATTGTTCTCGTCAAGCTATACAAACGAGACAGAACCTTCCATTCTAATTCCCGCAGCGGCATCGTTGATGTGCGACATTAGAAGCAATATCAAGGATGATAAGCGTGGCACGCGCAGAACTTCTGCATTGGAATTGAGCTTGCGACTGG
Protein-coding sequences here:
- a CDS encoding NAD-dependent succinate-semialdehyde dehydrogenase produces the protein MSDKGITTINPATEEKLDFYPFMTDHELTGAIAKCHEAFLEWKTKTVEERGKVLKAIGKKLKDNKAELAKLMTAEMGKLLSQSEQEVDLCAGICDHTAKIAPKELADEERELPNGGRGLITYSPIGVIYGIQPWNYPAYQVIRYAIANLVAGNGVLLKHAESVTGCGEKIREIFEEAGLPKNLFTTLVISHNQSDKVINNDLVRGVTLTGSPTAGEIIGEKAGKALKPMVLELGSNDAYIVLEDADLEVAVEACVKGRIYNNGETCIAAKRFIAVDAIYEDFKREFVKAMKDIKHGDPTSDEFDMGPMARKDLREDLHTQVQNSVKNGAKVLCGGELPEGKGYYYPSTVMENIQPGQPGYDDELFGPVASLIKAKDADDAMRIANDSRFGLGGGIFSKDEDKAFEMASKHFDTGMVFVNSFGLAQPNMPFGGVKRSGFGREHGGFGMKEFVNVKAIMRLQD
- the trmB gene encoding tRNA (guanosine(46)-N7)-methyltransferase TrmB is translated as MGSKNKMKRFKENETFPNVVQPTREEMVEGFEWNGKWSQFFGNDNPITLELGCGKGEYTVALARKYPNRNFIGIDIKGARFWRGAKTAVEEKLDNAAFLRTQIELVDLAFAKAEISEIWITFPDPQIKYKRTKHRMTNPEFLDRYRTILKPDGLIHLKTDSEYMHGYTLGLLEGLGEEILYAHHNIYTNTEAPEEVIGTQTFYEKQYLETGKAITYMKFKLRQ
- a CDS encoding glycosyltransferase, which produces MILHKGKVYFYRMQISKNILVAPLNWGLGHATRCIPIIQALLDNGDHPIIGSDGDALALLKKEFPHLTAIELPAYDVTYAEKGENLKLKLLKDSPKIWNAIRLEHQLLQHLIHKHELHGVISDNRLGLYTRTVPCVIMSHQLQVLSGGTTWLSTQLHLHYIKKFNACWIPDHQTAPNLTGKLSLNTDPTLEKVYLGPISRFKKLAEEQFTYDLLVLLSGPEPQRSILEKKLLQEVKSYHGKVLFVAGVIEPEPRVEIKGRITYYNYLSTTGLQKAIQRSRVVLCRSGYTSIMDLCELGKKAFLIPTPGQFEQEYLAQHLKVQGLAPFATQDEFEIKMLDQLDDYKGLGKLQEEALSLTSLIELTFSRVNENSEPIPNSLST
- a CDS encoding acyl-CoA dehydrogenase family protein; its protein translation is MSIFSKIKGTIDLMKNIDLEKLAALNAKVDLSKVMDTVGELDDRQLAGLMKMLSTKKKKGQHKLPPIDGDFYNLSLELTEAQREVQMKVRNFMEDEVQPIANDYWNRAAFPHDLIPKMAKLNIAGIAYEGYGCPGMDFVTEGIIAEEVARVDVSISTFFGVHSGLAMGSIYICGSEEQKEEWLPQMARMEKIGAFGLTEPEVGSGIAGGMETTCQWDGENWILNGQKKWIGNATFADVIILWARDVDSNRVKGFLIRKGNPGYHAEKMEDKMALRIVQNAIITLTNCVIPESDRLQKADSFKDTAKVLRMTRAGVAWQAVGCARGAYENALKYTKKREQFGRPIASFQLVQNHLVEMISNLTSMQTLCFRLSVMQDQGILKDEHASLAKVICSMRTRDIVSRAREVLGGNGILLEHNVARFVADAEAIYSYEGTKEINSLIVGRAITGYSAFVS
- a CDS encoding sensor histidine kinase — translated: MSNPSKSSTRPSYRFALRSSVFITLIVAVLLLTLHLSGATIQPWQFAVFLPSVLIICFLVIQYRVQKFIYRRIKKIYEDVSLLESTNFADREIATDMRTLTRQVEQFARNKKIEIETLKVREAYRKEFLGNISHELKTPLFTVQGYIDTLIEGAHKDKAIRKKYLARAQKGVERLTYIVNDMDMITKLEIGDMNLDKTDFDIVELVRQTFDQFEMKAAKKSISLVFDMIYPNPIMVHADQERIQQVIANLLVNSIKYGKKNGTTEIAIEDLINSKIILRVTDNGEGIDKAYIPRLFERFFRVDRTGSRREGGSGLGLAIVKHIVEAHQERIYVDSELGIGSEFSFTLEKVNSIKEVSESASS
- a CDS encoding LysE family transporter; the encoded protein is MTYFLHLLFGFTIGFLGVIPPGLLNLTAAKISVESGKRAAILFAIGASSVVIAQVYIGVFFSKLLSLNPDVLLLVERFAIIIFFGLSIFFFIRARLDSKPEFKTVHKSDFKLVGQGIILSALNIFPIPFYLGFSSFLASRDAFIFEFPTAHLFIIGASIGTFLMLCAYIKYVKKLKFDSDTFARKVHYLLSALTLAIAVFTLIRIN
- a CDS encoding response regulator transcription factor encodes the protein MKESKVKILLVDDERDILEIVSYNLKNEGYQVYTAENGEEAIKKAKKKKPDLVILDVMMPVMDGIEACEKMRKMPELDKTIITFLTARGEDYSMIAGFDAGADDYITKPVKPRVLVSKVKSLLRRNVAEKDTEENVKKLGDLIIDRDQYKIFFKKEELILPRKEFELLSLLTGQPGKVYTREEILDVVWGNEVVVGGRTIDVHIRKLREKLGDKRFKTVKGVGYKYVQSK
- a CDS encoding MGMT family protein gives rise to the protein MATDFFEKVYKVVKQIPAGRVTSYGAIASYLGAPRSSRAVGYAMNASHSDADVPAHRVVNRKGLLTGKHHFQGSNLMNQLLESEGVKVVDDQVQDLAYVFWDPTDELDEME